The segment GGGATAAACAGCGCAAAGGCCTTTTTATCGGTGGAAAACCTGTATACGGCTACAAAATGCACCCTACCGAAAAAAATAAAATCGTGGTAGATGAGCCTGCTGCTGCCATTGTACGCCGGATTTTCGCCATGGCATTGAGTGGGCAAAGCTGTCATAGTATCGCATGGCAGTTAAACTCCGAACAAATTCCTCCTCCATCCGTCTATGCCGGGCTTCCATCGCGGAAAGGTCGGTATGCAGGGTTGTGGAGCAGTGAACGAATCTCGGAAATGCTCCTGAATGAAACCTACATTGGTAATATGGTGCAGGGGCGGCAGGTCAAAATCAACTACAAATCCAAGAAATGTTTGAAACAAGCCCCTGAAAACTGGGTCGTTGTAGAAAACACTCATGAACCACTTGTAGACCGTGAAGTTTTCCGGCAAGTTCGACTTCTGGTCGATAGCCGCAAAACCACTCGCAGCAGAACTTATGATTATCTGCTCAAGGGAATCATCTATTGTCATGAGTGCGGCGCACGCCTAACTGTATCCAACCGCAAGACCTCAAAGGGAGAATACCGCCTGTTTTTTGTTTGCAAAACCTATCAACGCTTTACAAAGGCCGGCGTCTGTACCTGCCATGTCATCAAAGTTGACACCGTGACCGATGCTGTCGTGAGTAAAGTACGCGAAGTATGTCAGTCCTATTTGGACGCTGACAAGCTGCTGCCCCTTGCCGAAAATGCTTTAAAAGAAAACGAAAAGCAAAATCAGACCGAGCAACAGTTCACAGAGATTCAAAAAAAGATCGACCTGATGACAGCCAATCTCGACCGCATGTATACCGACCGTCTGGAAGGACTTCTGCCAGAAGCGGATTTTCAGCGCATTTTCAACCGAATCAAGTTGGAACGGCGTCAATTGGAGTTGCAACAGGAGGAGCTTCGCAGTTTGTTGAAGACCCCTTTGAATAATTCTGATAAGGCAAAAGAACTGGTGCAGAACTTTTTGGAAAGTGCCTGCACCAGTCGGGAGCTGTTAATCAATCTGGTAGATAGAGTAGAACTGGACAAAGAAAAGCATCTGGAAATCCACTTCCGCATCCCTGAATTACAGCATTTTTCCGGATAATTTACACAGGTATGCTTGTATTTTTGTCGTGTATAATACGCAGGACGTTATGTCTCCCGCCTTGAGACCCATGCATTGGAACTTCTGCGTCAGCGCTGGAACGCCCCGGACACAAAAACAGCGCAGAGGTGAAAAGTGTGCTCTCCCCTGCGCCATGCAGTCAGTTGTTCAGGATTTTCAACTGCATCTCGTTCAATTGTTCAAAAGTATACAGCCGATTCAGCGCCTCCACCAGTTCCTTTTTGGAAAGACGCGGCGGCAGACCCAGCGCGTTCAGCAGCTTTGCCTTGCGCTCGGCACTGCCCGGTCTGCCGGAGAGCCCCCACTCATAGAGATCGGTATAGGTGATCTGCCGTCCCTCCGGACGGGCTGCTGCGGCACCCGCCTCTGCGCCAAGGGCATCCCGCAGCGCCTGCAGAACGATGGCGTCGTCCACGCCCTCGACCCCCAGCAGGCCCTCCTTGCCGGGCTGTTCCTTGCGCTTTTCCTTGCCGTGGATCGCGGGCACGTAAGCCTGCACCACATTCTTTTCTCCCACCAGATTGGTGATGTAGGTGCGGATGCGGAAGCCTGCCGCGTCCGAATCCGTCAGCAGGATCAGACCGTTTTTCTGCGCCAGCGCTTTGAACAGCTGCTGGCGCTTTTTGTCGCTGTAAATGCCAAAGCCGTCGGTCAGCAGGATCATCGCATCGGTCAGATGGGAAAGCCGGGCCGCATCGTATTTGCCCTCCACAATGAGCACCCGGCTGGTATGGATCATTTCGTTTTCCTTCATCGTCCGCTCCCCGCCATTGCCAACCGGCACAGCGCTGTTTCCAGCAGGATCTGGTCATCGGTGGGCTGGCTTTTCAGGCTCTGGTCCAGTTCCAGAAGCACCTGCATACAGTTTTCGATCTGGCCCAGCGTGTAGTGCGAGGCCGTCTCGGCCGAACGCTTGAGCCGGTAGTCACTGCCCTTGTAGCCGAAATCCTTGAACACGGTGCCGTAAGGCTTGCGCTTTGCCGCGCCCAGCTTGACACGGTACAGGTCCACATAACTGCCGATCAGTGCCGCCGTGATGGCAATGGGCTCCTGCTGCAGGCGCAGCAAAGTCTGCAGCTTTTTGCAGGCACCTGTGGCGTTTTTGGCCGTGATCATGCGGATCATTTCAAACACATCCGCTTCCAGACTCACGGTGCCCATCTCGGCCACCATCGCTGCCGTGACCGTCTGGTACCCGGACAATGCACAGAGCTTGTCCACCTCATTTTCCAGCAGGAAAGGGTCCTCGCCGCAGCGTTCCAGCAGCGCCGCCGCTGCGCCGTCCGGCAGGCTGGTGCCCTGTTCTTTGGCCCGGTCG is part of the Faecalibacterium sp. HTF-F genome and harbors:
- a CDS encoding recombinase family protein, encoding MYLEISNPMEYHAALYIRLSKEDETIGPSQSVTNQRSLLEEFVQQHRLSVYDTYIDDGWSGTNFDRPSFNRMIQDIEAKKVNMVITKDLSRLGRDYIMTGHYMERYFPEHRVRYISLLDGIDTGIDSTANDITPFRAIMNDMYAKDISKKIKSVKRDKQRKGLFIGGKPVYGYKMHPTEKNKIVVDEPAAAIVRRIFAMALSGQSCHSIAWQLNSEQIPPPSVYAGLPSRKGRYAGLWSSERISEMLLNETYIGNMVQGRQVKINYKSKKCLKQAPENWVVVENTHEPLVDREVFRQVRLLVDSRKTTRSRTYDYLLKGIIYCHECGARLTVSNRKTSKGEYRLFFVCKTYQRFTKAGVCTCHVIKVDTVTDAVVSKVREVCQSYLDADKLLPLAENALKENEKQNQTEQQFTEIQKKIDLMTANLDRMYTDRLEGLLPEADFQRIFNRIKLERRQLELQQEELRSLLKTPLNNSDKAKELVQNFLESACTSRELLINLVDRVELDKEKHLEIHFRIPELQHFSG
- a CDS encoding toprim domain-containing protein, with the translated sequence MKENEMIHTSRVLIVEGKYDAARLSHLTDAMILLTDGFGIYSDKKRQQLFKALAQKNGLILLTDSDAAGFRIRTYITNLVGEKNVVQAYVPAIHGKEKRKEQPGKEGLLGVEGVDDAIVLQALRDALGAEAGAAAARPEGRQITYTDLYEWGLSGRPGSAERKAKLLNALGLPPRLSKKELVEALNRLYTFEQLNEMQLKILNN
- the holA gene encoding DNA polymerase III subunit delta — translated: MATETRLRQLADKGCPVYYFYSSERYLVRQAVAAATRILTADSDEDATILDGGAPEIEQLIMAAGTISFFGTRRVVVLPELEPGSYGDKDLEELSSTLASLENAVVVLGSVFELERSKLRLNKKAQKLIAQCKSIGYTEELAKPKPFELKMMMIDRAKEQGTSLPDGAAAALLERCGEDPFLLENEVDKLCALSGYQTVTAAMVAEMGTVSLEADVFEMIRMITAKNATGACKKLQTLLRLQQEPIAITAALIGSYVDLYRVKLGAAKRKPYGTVFKDFGYKGSDYRLKRSAETASHYTLGQIENCMQVLLELDQSLKSQPTDDQILLETALCRLAMAGSGR